The following proteins come from a genomic window of Amyelois transitella isolate CPQ chromosome 24, ilAmyTran1.1, whole genome shotgun sequence:
- the LOC132903322 gene encoding uncharacterized protein LOC132903322, producing the protein MQINGQCFVIKDRIYNNNKRILLLSTKNMMQLLQQADFWVLDGTFKIVPHIFQQLYTIHGNLSVTGNKTKTFPLLYCLCTNKDKKTYDMIFELLQEYGVENDLEFHPKICILDFEKAAIQSLKSNFENVILHGCHFHLGQILYRQVQQRGLTQRYASDIKFKTDVKCLLALSFLPPNEIPIYFNKLLVSYKDDDDIISLAHWFEENYVSGTCSAPARYIPEFWSCELINTLKLPRTQNSAEAWHHHINQIIDKKSPGFYHLIKELIKETIIKESEIEKMLCGSPPEKKRRKYIIKDEKLKKIIEIKENLNEIKYLKEISKII; encoded by the exons atgcaaataaatggTCAATGTTTTGTCATCAAAGATCggatttacaataataataagcgAATTTTGTTACTGTCAACGAAAAACATGATGCAATTATTGCAACAAGCAGATTTTTGGGTCCTTGATGGTACATTTAAGATTGTGCCACACATATTTCAACAATTATACACCATACATGGTAATTTATCAGTAAcaggaaataaaacaaaaacgttCCCTTTACTGTATTGTTTATGCACAAACAAAGATAAGAAAACATACGACAtgatatttgaattattacaAGAATACGGAGTGGAAAATGATTTAGAATTTCAtccaaaaatatgtattttggaCTTCGAAAAGGCGGCaatccaaagtttaaaatctaattttgaGAATGTGATACTACATGGCTGCCACTTTCATCTCGGGCAAATATTATATCGGCAAGTTCAACAAAGGGGTTTAACACAAAGATATGCAAGtgatataaagtttaaaacagaTGTAAAATGTCTTTTGGCACTGAGTTTTTTGCCTCCGAACGAGAttcctatatattttaataaattactcgTCAGTTATAAag acgacgatgatattatttctttagccCATTGGTTTGAAGAAAATTATGTTAGTGGCACTTGCAGTGCCCCCGCAAGATATATTCCGGAATTTTGGAGCTGCGAGttgataaatacattaaaattgcCACGAACTCAAAATTCAGCGGAAGCTTGGCATCATCACATTAACcaaataatagataaaaaatctCCCGGATTTTATCACCTTATAAAAGAACTTATAAAAGAGACAATAATAAAGGAATCAGAGATAGAAAAGATGTTATGCGGATCACcgcctgaaaaaaaaagaagaaagtatatcattaaagatgaaaaattgaaaaaaataatagaaattaaagaaaatcttaatgaaataaaatacttgaaagaaatttcaaaaataatttga